A stretch of DNA from Leguminivora glycinivorella isolate SPB_JAAS2020 chromosome 12, LegGlyc_1.1, whole genome shotgun sequence:
TGTTGTCACGCATGCGCACGGACTCATCTGGTCTGAGCTGGGGAAGGCTCCTGGTACCACGATCGTAATATTCCTTGATTTTAGTAGTTTTTTGTTgccgtatttttttaattgtagcATGATCTACTGTTTCCGGTTTTAAGCTATCGTCTGTACCTGGAAGTCGTGTTCTGAGCCTGCGACCCATCAACAGCTGTGCTGGCGAATACTGCTCTCCAGATATTGGAGTGTTTCTGAAATTAAGCAACGCCAACTGCCAATCAGTGTGATCCTCTTGTGCCTTGGTAAACAGTTTTTTTACCGTTTGTACATTGCGTTCAACCAATCCGTTAGACCTAGCGTACAGCGGCGAACTCGTCACATGTTCGAATCCATAGTGTCCAGCAAAGTTACTAAATTCTTGCGCAGAAAATTGGGGGCCATTATCAGACACTACCTTCTGTGGTATTCCAAACCGCCCAAAAAAGTTTTTCAGCTGATTAATTATAGTTCCACTTGTTAAGCTATTCAAGGACGCCACTTCGATAAATTTCGAGTAATAGTCTACGACCagtaaataatgtttttgttggAACTCGAAAAGGTCAGCAGCGACCACTTGCCATGGCAAGCTCGGCACGGGATGGGGGCACAACGGCTCACGAGGCTGCGCCGCACGATGTCGCTGGCAAAGCTCACAGCGCTGTACCATCTGCTCTATGTCAGCGCCCATGCCCGGCCACCAAACTAACTCTTTAGCACTGTTTGCACTTTTCTATTCCCAAATGTCCTTCATGTATGATGGAAAGTATTTCTTTCCGTAGTATTTCGGGAATAACGATTTGCTGATTCCGAAATACTATTCCGTCAATGACGTGAATCTCGTTTTGAAAAGTCCAATATGGCCCAGTGATAacattagttttatttttattatttggcCACCCATTGAAGTAATAATCTTTTAAGCGCTGCAAAACTTCATCTTTGTTAGTCGCTTCTCTGATTTTACTAATCTTATCTTTTGACACGTTAAGACACTCAATTAAATTGTTCACGTGTATTGTGACATCTGCATGCACGTCTTCATTCGAACCCCGTTCTGACGGAGCACGAGACAACGTATCCGCTAGGTACAAAAGCTTTCCGGGCTTGTAATGAATTTGGAAATCATAGCCGTGAAGTTTCATTAGCATGCGCTGCAGTCTAACCGGGGTACTGTTCAGtggttttttaaatattgactCTAGGGGTTTGTGGTCTGTTTCAATACTAACTTTATTATGGCCGTAAATGTACTGATGAAAACGCGTGCACCCGAACACAATCGCCAGAAGTTCCTTCTCAATCTGAGCCCAACGCGATTCGGCTGGCGTGAGTGTTCGCGCTGCGTAGGCTACAGGCCGCCCTTGTTGTAATAAAACAGCCCCCAGACCACGCGAACTCGCATCAACTGAGACTGTCACTTCATCGCCTGGAGAATAAAATCTGAGTACTGGTGCAGAGCAAATTTTATTCTTCATCTCATCGAAAATTCGTTTATGTTCCGAACTCCATTGGAACTCACAATCTTTTTTCAATAAATCACGTAGTGGAGCAGCGACGTTTGAATAATTTGGAATAAAGCGAGATAAGTAGTTTGTTACGCCCAAGAATCGTTCTAGCTCTTTTCTGTTTAAAGGTGCAGGCATGTCACTTATTGCTTTAACTCGCTTTAGGTCAGGACGCATTCCTTCTGCACTAAATATATGACCGAGATATTGAACTTCTTTGGTGTTGAAAACACACTTCGCTTTATTGAATTTCACACCATTTATCTTGGCTCTATTGAACACTTCTTGCAACCTCGCATCGTGTTCACTTTTTGTACGACCAAACACTATCAAGTCATCAATATAGACAGCTACTCCTTCTGTCTTAAAAATTTTGACCATTTCATTGTGAAATATTTCTGGCGCGCAATTTATTCCAAAGGGCATTCTGAGGAAGCGATATCTGCCGAAAGGTGTCGCAAATGTGCAGAACTTCGAACTAGCCTCATCCAGCTTCAGCATCCAAAACCCTTTACAAGCATCAAGCTTAGAAAAGTATTTGGCACCCTCCATTTCACTCGCGACCTCATCCAGTGTTGGCAGTTGAAAGTGGCTTCTGCGTACAGCTTTATTCAAATGCAAAGGATCAAGGCAAATACGTAACTTCTTGTCTGGTTTCTCCACAATAACTATAGGCGATACCCAATCCGTGGGTCCCTCTTCACGTTTAATGATATTCAACTTTACCATTTCGTCCAGTTCTTTTTTCAGACGAGGTTGTAGACACAACGGTATTCTCCTGGAAGCCGAAATGACAGGTGGTACTGTTTCGTCAATAGAAATTTTGACAACGGAAGGCAGGCAGCCTATACCATCATAAATTGAGTCATCTATATGCAATTCATCAACTCTTTTAATGAGTTGCAGGTCAGTGCATGCCTTCCGCCCCAAAAGATTATTACACTCCATGTCTAGAACATACACCTTATGCACACAGGTATGTAGTTTGCATTTCATATCTGCCATGAAATATCCTACAACAGGCAGACGATTATGACTGATTTCTCTAAGCACTGAATTATTTTTACGCATTATACGTGTGTCAAAGCCCGCCTGTTTAAAAcacttcaatgacattacagatgcGTCAGCACCGCAATCTAATTTAAACTTTACTGGcacattattaattaaaatgttTTCGAACCATGGTAAATCATCACTGTCCATCACGTTAATGTAAATGTTCTCAAGTAAAAACTCACCCTCGTTATTTGAATATTCCTCACCGTCTTTTCCATCAATCGCAACCTCTCTTATCAACCTCTCGCGGCAAGTCTTAGCAAAATGTCCAACTCGCTCACACCTGAAACACGTAACATTATATGCTGGACAAGTGTCATTAGCGGCGTGCCATCCCCCGCACTTGCCACACTCAGATTCGCGACGGCCTCGGCCGGCAGACGTAGCGCGCGTGAATCCGCCGTGACCTCCGCGTCCTCTCATTCCACCACCACGCATTCTCATCCCGAAGCCGTAGCCTCTACCTCCCGGAGCGCCGCGTCCACGCGCCAGTTCTTCTAATGCAGGGGAGGCTTGTTCTGTGTTTGCACTCCGACACGCTGCTGCTTGCATGCTGGCTCGCTCAGCCGCGCGACAATATACTACGGCCTGTTCCAGATTTAATGAAGACTTAGACAGTAATTTTTCACGCATGTGGCTGTCCTTTAGGCCTCTTATTATCTGCGTTAAAAGTAGGCTATCTTTGAGAGTACTAAATTCGCaacttttacttttaatttttaagtCGCTCAAATATTTATCAAAGGAATCGTTTATTTGATAAGTCTCAAAAAACGTATGCCGTTCAAAGTTAACGTTCTTCTTTGGGTCAAAGCGTTCTGTAAAAGCCTTTACTAGCTTGTCATAATCGGACTTGTCATCTACTTCAAATTCTTGTAGTATCTCTCGGCCAAACTTTCCTATAACATGGAGAAATATCGCGCATTTCTCTTTGGAGGAAGCCTCGTCGCGCCCCGATGCGACTAAAAAATAATCGAAGGCCGATTTCCACTCCCTCCAGTTTACCGCTGTGTTACCTTCTTCCTGTAACGGTTCTGGTTGCTGAATGGCCGCATATACACCACTATTATTTTGTGCCATATTAGCATCTATTTGCTAGAAATACAGCATCACtcgttaaatataattattaaaattatatttttatttaaattttcacACCTGACACCATGTCATGTCGTACGTCAAAAGCATTTATTCAAATAGGTTCAATACTACTACAGACCGGGTCCGCTTTGTGGATTATGGTTTACTTGGGCTCTGAGAACGCATTGTA
This window harbors:
- the LOC125231920 gene encoding uncharacterized protein LOC125231920, which produces MAQNNSGVYAAIQQPEPLQEEGNTAVNWREWKSAFDYFLVASGRDEASSKEKCAIFLHVIGKFGREILQEFEVDDKSDYDKLVKAFTERFDPKKNVNFERHTFFETYQINDSFDKYLSDLKIKSKSCEFSTLKDSLLLTQIIRGLKDSHMREKLLSKSSLNLEQAVVYCRAAERASMQAAACRSANTEQASPALEELARGRGAPGGRGYGFGMRMRGGGMRGRGGHGGFTRATSAGRGRRESECGKCGGWHAANDTCPAYNVTCFRCERVGHFAKTCRERLIREVAIDGKDGEEYSNNEDSDEEYEDATPKSPVPRSPQGEREPGGSGIVTRSGRQVRPPQRFSFD